A region from the Lentisphaera profundi genome encodes:
- a CDS encoding DNA alkylation repair protein has translation MSTLLKDSYNETYLKQIAAHICVHLSDFKTSEFLDYCLSKEWDDLSLKERMKKISCALNSVMPGTFKSKAKVLTKVSAHFSSYPACVFPDFIEQFGLNDLSLSIKCLEEMTRYSTSEFAVRPFIEKYPSQMLAQALIWAHDKNEHVRRLASEGYRPRLPWGKALITFKRDPTKLLKLLNVLKNDPSEYVRRSVANNLNDIGKDHPQLLKNFVLLNYTKVSSDCDKMLKHASRNLLKSGDEEILKIFSYPLPQHIAVDDFKLSESVDWNGSLEFSFSLSSKEQALGLIRIEYEIMHLKANASYSTKVFKISEVLDKNSEKKISKKHSFQKRSVRKYYPGKHYISIKINGIKFLTESFKLLPKT, from the coding sequence TTGTCTACATTATTAAAAGACTCATATAACGAAACTTATCTTAAGCAAATTGCAGCTCATATCTGTGTACATTTGAGCGACTTTAAGACCTCTGAATTCCTTGATTATTGCTTGAGTAAGGAATGGGATGATTTATCTTTAAAAGAACGTATGAAAAAAATCTCATGCGCTCTTAATTCAGTAATGCCTGGTACTTTTAAATCAAAAGCTAAAGTATTAACTAAAGTCAGTGCTCATTTCTCTAGCTACCCTGCCTGTGTATTCCCCGACTTCATTGAGCAATTTGGATTAAACGATCTATCACTTTCAATTAAATGCCTCGAAGAAATGACACGCTATTCAACGTCTGAATTTGCCGTGCGCCCCTTTATCGAAAAATACCCAAGTCAAATGCTCGCTCAAGCTTTAATATGGGCTCACGATAAAAACGAACACGTACGACGTCTCGCTTCGGAAGGATATCGTCCTCGCTTACCTTGGGGGAAAGCATTAATCACATTCAAGCGAGATCCCACCAAGCTACTAAAGCTTTTAAATGTTTTAAAAAATGACCCCAGTGAATATGTTCGCCGGTCCGTCGCCAACAACTTAAATGACATCGGAAAAGATCACCCGCAATTATTGAAGAATTTTGTACTCCTCAACTATACTAAAGTTTCTTCTGACTGTGATAAAATGCTAAAACACGCCAGCCGCAATTTATTAAAATCTGGCGATGAAGAAATTCTAAAAATATTTTCTTACCCTCTACCCCAACATATTGCCGTAGATGACTTTAAATTAAGTGAAAGTGTTGACTGGAATGGTAGCTTAGAGTTTTCATTCTCCTTAAGCAGCAAAGAACAAGCTCTTGGCTTAATACGCATCGAGTATGAAATCATGCATCTGAAAGCTAACGCAAGCTATAGCACTAAGGTATTTAAAATCAGTGAAGTCCTAGACAAAAACTCAGAAAAAAAGATTTCAAAAAAACATTCTTTTCAAAAGAGAAGTGTCCGCAAGTACTACCCAGGAAAACATTACATAAGTATAAAAATCAACGGCATAAAGTTTTTAACCGAGAGCTTTAAGCTATTGCCCAAGACTTAG
- the dnaJ gene encoding molecular chaperone DnaJ, which produces MSQDYYELLGVSRSASASELKKAYRKLAVKYHPDKNPDDAVAEGKFKEVSEAYEVLSDETKRRQYDQYGHEGYTQRGGGGGGGGGGMHGDPFDIFSQVFGGGGGGGGGGSSIFESFFGGGGGGGPQPGADLRKDFELTFEEAVFGCTKEISLTKNEACERCDASGAEPGSKMTTCPTCRGNGQVHVKQGFFSINQECPHCHGSGKKIEKPCNTCRGNATVRKEKKVKIDVPGGVDTGSKMRIRGEGDAGEKGAPAGNLYVVFHVRNHDIFERDGDNIYCKIPVSFSTAVLGGSIEVPTLNGKENLKIPAGTQSGTKFRIKGKGVRNLRSHDTGHQIVTIIVEVPTNLNTEQKDALKVFADLCGDNVQPMKESFFEKAGRFFGG; this is translated from the coding sequence ATGTCTCAAGATTATTATGAACTTTTAGGAGTATCTCGTTCAGCCTCTGCTAGTGAACTCAAAAAAGCCTATAGAAAGCTTGCTGTAAAATATCATCCGGATAAGAATCCAGACGATGCAGTGGCAGAAGGTAAATTTAAAGAAGTATCAGAAGCATATGAGGTTCTTTCTGACGAAACTAAGCGTCGTCAATATGATCAGTATGGTCATGAAGGTTATACACAGCGTGGCGGCGGAGGCGGCGGAGGCGGCGGAGGTATGCATGGTGATCCATTTGATATCTTTAGTCAAGTTTTCGGAGGCGGCGGCGGAGGCGGCGGAGGTGGATCCAGTATTTTTGAGTCTTTCTTTGGCGGCGGCGGAGGTGGTGGACCACAGCCAGGCGCAGATTTAAGAAAAGATTTTGAGCTTACTTTTGAAGAGGCAGTCTTTGGCTGTACTAAAGAAATATCTTTAACCAAGAATGAAGCATGTGAACGTTGTGACGCGTCTGGTGCGGAGCCTGGGTCCAAAATGACCACATGCCCTACATGTCGTGGCAATGGTCAGGTTCATGTTAAGCAAGGGTTCTTTTCAATTAATCAAGAGTGTCCTCATTGCCATGGAAGTGGTAAGAAGATTGAAAAGCCATGCAATACATGTCGTGGGAATGCAACTGTACGCAAAGAGAAAAAAGTTAAGATAGACGTACCTGGTGGTGTGGATACCGGTTCGAAAATGAGAATTAGAGGTGAAGGTGATGCTGGTGAGAAAGGTGCGCCAGCGGGAAATCTTTATGTCGTTTTTCATGTGCGCAATCATGATATTTTTGAAAGAGATGGCGATAATATTTATTGTAAAATTCCCGTAAGTTTTTCAACGGCGGTATTAGGTGGTTCTATCGAAGTGCCGACCTTAAATGGCAAAGAAAATTTGAAAATCCCAGCTGGCACTCAGTCGGGAACTAAATTTCGCATCAAAGGTAAAGGTGTTAGAAATCTTAGAAGCCATGATACGGGACATCAGATTGTTACCATCATTGTAGAAGTTCCAACAAACCTTAACACTGAACAAAAAGATGCTTTGAAAGTTTTTGCAGATCTTTGTGGTGATAATGTGCAGCCCATGAAAGAATCATTTTTCGAGAAAGCTGGCCGTTTCTTTGGTGGCTGA
- the murJ gene encoding murein biosynthesis integral membrane protein MurJ: protein MSKRNTVNAIISGLGNLTGRMSGLIREMLYAYLFGTSPLIGYFKYAASLPNLARRMFGEGALANAFIPLLADIKKEDQKLASDFSSKILTLTTILNTALALLGIVILFSLGFMGIIKEENSSLIYLGSIMMPYLPLICLAGLLGSIHNLYGKFSLPALMSSSMNACLISASIISIFLKMTPEQTIYLLAFTLLSSGFLQVGILLKSSTKFISLKFKTCSLKAPELKTFWKSFIPVIIGASAQQISTALDKTIALFIGPHAVSSLSYSELIIYLPVGIVGVSLGSVCLPSLSESLAKGDQESVQKDFHKALAQTFFLSIPCSLLFYLIGESLLKILFLRGAFDLDSLAFTLRAFLWFLPGIPFFTALKVILPLYYSNKNTKTPLKVSVYMIALNLILGISFIPLLSHASLAMASVVSGTLNFIILLVFAKKLSYLSELKPLLKTFLLPLFSAILSFIIVNLVIQQYFNQLLPSLEFVTNLIFTLCVCASFSLFYFIAFKIFHRAFSTKFS from the coding sequence ATGTCTAAACGCAACACAGTAAACGCAATTATCTCGGGGTTAGGCAACCTTACTGGACGCATGAGTGGACTCATCAGAGAAATGCTCTATGCCTATCTATTTGGGACTTCTCCACTCATCGGCTACTTCAAGTACGCGGCTTCATTGCCAAATTTAGCGAGGAGAATGTTTGGCGAGGGTGCCCTAGCAAATGCCTTCATTCCTCTTCTTGCAGACATCAAAAAAGAAGACCAAAAATTAGCCAGTGATTTTTCCTCAAAAATATTAACCCTCACCACCATTTTAAATACCGCTCTAGCACTACTAGGCATCGTCATTCTCTTTTCTCTTGGTTTCATGGGGATTATAAAAGAAGAAAATAGTTCACTCATCTACCTCGGCAGTATTATGATGCCCTATTTGCCACTTATTTGTTTAGCAGGCCTACTTGGTAGTATTCATAATCTCTACGGAAAATTTTCATTGCCTGCCTTAATGTCTTCAAGCATGAATGCTTGTTTAATCAGTGCCTCAATCATCTCCATTTTTTTAAAAATGACTCCAGAGCAAACTATTTATCTCTTAGCTTTCACCCTCCTCAGCTCAGGCTTCTTACAAGTGGGAATCCTATTAAAGTCTTCCACAAAATTTATTAGTCTAAAATTCAAAACCTGCTCACTCAAAGCTCCCGAATTAAAAACTTTTTGGAAAAGTTTTATTCCTGTCATTATCGGTGCTTCAGCACAACAAATCTCAACCGCATTAGACAAAACCATTGCCTTATTCATTGGCCCACACGCTGTCAGTTCTTTAAGTTATAGTGAGTTAATCATTTACCTTCCGGTAGGCATAGTCGGTGTTTCATTAGGCTCGGTCTGTTTACCGTCGCTATCAGAATCCTTAGCCAAAGGTGACCAAGAAAGTGTTCAAAAAGACTTCCACAAAGCCCTGGCACAAACCTTTTTCCTTTCTATACCCTGTAGTTTATTATTCTACCTAATCGGAGAAAGCCTCTTAAAAATACTTTTTTTAAGAGGTGCGTTTGACTTAGATAGCCTTGCCTTCACCCTCAGAGCCTTTTTATGGTTTTTACCTGGAATTCCTTTTTTCACAGCCTTAAAAGTTATCCTCCCGCTCTATTACTCAAACAAAAACACCAAAACTCCACTTAAAGTTTCGGTTTATATGATTGCGTTGAATCTGATTTTAGGCATAAGTTTTATACCCCTCCTCAGCCATGCTTCATTAGCCATGGCTAGTGTAGTGAGCGGCACTCTTAACTTCATTATTTTATTGGTTTTTGCAAAAAAACTAAGCTACCTTAGTGAACTCAAACCCTTATTAAAAACTTTTCTGCTACCACTTTTTTCAGCGATCCTTAGTTTTATTATCGTTAATCTCGTCATTCAACAATATTTCAACCAGCTCCTACCATCGCTTGAGTTTGTCACTAATCTTATATTTACACTCTGTGTTTGTGCTTCATTTAGCCTGTTTTATTTCATCGCCTTTAAAATATTTCACCGAGCATTCAGTACAAAGTTTAGTTGA
- a CDS encoding C45 family autoproteolytic acyltransferase/hydolase, which yields MKIIFLLMAYSYLSVCAFADKALFDAYEEFTQVKAEDFTRKISYDFKPHKGDSISGDLSYLSKGENRFSLSFTLGLMKIILTRDDNRIQFYIPHNKTLFTSSAGEKSFSLNAIMSSLEMMDSKMAMDIKSLLSLRDLTENYKLIISDNSSIYYIYASGRLLAEISLAKERLDKAKLFFKTGVMNLSFSSSKTSYLIYRNSRAKKIKKLGQDDMSRSLTRALARYIQIRYHELLAKKKEDIYKVGKYGNLRSYQGLNLVYLKGSAYEIGWQHGQFLAKESRKVVDSTLYLMGMVYTIKTGDWFMNKIREAQRSLDQHTPPEYIEELRGLADGSGIAYEELHLANYFPALFHCSGFTVKDDKTLDGVLYHGRVLDYMCRIGLQYENAVFSVEKTGKIPFVNVGFAGFIGSVSGMNQSKISLGEMGGAGEGLWDGVPMPILMRMALEEGKDLNQVKAIFKDNRRTCEYYYIFADGKDRSSTAVYATPESIEFLDPGMKHEKLPHEVPKCLMIASGSRYESLHNKVKVTSQIDEEKAIDLMNAPTASIKNNLHSVLFVPEKLKLWISYAGIYTGAYDEVFIDLKLSDLLDPEFYELAE from the coding sequence ATGAAAATCATATTTTTATTGATGGCCTACTCATATTTGAGTGTTTGTGCCTTCGCAGATAAAGCATTATTTGATGCTTATGAAGAGTTTACACAAGTTAAAGCAGAAGATTTCACGCGAAAAATTAGCTATGATTTTAAGCCGCATAAAGGAGATTCTATTTCGGGTGACTTAAGCTACTTAAGTAAGGGAGAAAATCGTTTTTCATTAAGTTTCACTTTGGGATTAATGAAAATTATCCTCACGAGAGATGATAATAGGATTCAGTTCTATATTCCGCATAATAAAACCTTGTTTACGAGTTCTGCGGGTGAAAAATCTTTTTCCTTAAATGCCATTATGTCAAGTTTAGAAATGATGGATAGTAAAATGGCAATGGATATTAAATCTCTTCTTTCACTGCGAGATTTGACCGAAAATTATAAGCTTATCATCAGTGATAATTCATCTATATATTATATATATGCCAGTGGTAGATTGCTAGCGGAAATTAGCCTAGCAAAAGAAAGACTGGATAAGGCTAAATTATTTTTTAAAACGGGAGTTATGAATTTAAGTTTCTCGAGTTCTAAAACAAGTTATTTAATCTATAGAAATTCACGAGCTAAAAAAATCAAAAAGCTTGGTCAGGATGATATGAGCCGTAGTTTGACTCGGGCTCTGGCGCGTTATATACAAATTCGTTACCATGAATTACTAGCTAAAAAGAAAGAGGATATTTATAAAGTTGGGAAATACGGCAACTTGAGATCTTATCAGGGCCTTAATCTAGTTTACTTAAAAGGCTCTGCGTACGAAATTGGTTGGCAACATGGACAATTCCTTGCTAAAGAAAGCCGAAAAGTTGTGGATAGTACATTGTACTTGATGGGTATGGTATACACCATTAAAACAGGCGATTGGTTTATGAATAAAATACGAGAAGCACAGAGATCTTTAGATCAACATACGCCCCCAGAATATATAGAAGAGTTGCGTGGTTTAGCAGATGGCTCGGGGATTGCTTATGAGGAATTGCATTTAGCGAATTATTTTCCAGCCTTGTTTCATTGCTCAGGCTTTACAGTTAAAGATGATAAAACTCTTGATGGGGTTTTATATCATGGTCGTGTATTAGATTATATGTGTCGTATTGGCCTTCAGTATGAAAATGCAGTTTTTTCAGTTGAGAAGACAGGTAAAATCCCGTTTGTTAATGTTGGCTTTGCGGGTTTTATTGGTTCCGTTAGTGGGATGAATCAAAGTAAGATTTCCTTGGGTGAAATGGGAGGCGCCGGTGAAGGGCTTTGGGATGGTGTACCTATGCCAATTCTCATGCGTATGGCATTAGAGGAAGGTAAGGATTTGAATCAAGTAAAAGCAATATTTAAAGATAATCGACGTACCTGTGAATATTACTATATCTTTGCAGATGGTAAAGATAGGTCGTCAACAGCGGTTTATGCGACACCAGAATCTATTGAGTTTCTTGATCCAGGGATGAAGCACGAAAAGCTGCCTCATGAAGTCCCCAAATGTCTAATGATTGCATCAGGTTCGAGGTATGAATCTCTACATAATAAAGTGAAGGTGACATCACAAATTGATGAGGAAAAAGCGATAGATTTAATGAATGCGCCTACGGCGAGTATAAAGAATAATTTACATTCAGTTCTTTTTGTTCCCGAAAAACTCAAGTTATGGATTTCTTATGCAGGTATCTACACAGGGGCATACGACGAAGTATTTATTGATCTTAAACTGAGCGATCTTCTAGATCCAGAATTCTATGAACTTGCGGAGTAG
- a CDS encoding alpha/beta hydrolase family protein codes for MKAFNHEAYKDYDYKMTIISEEKFGSVFEYELKAKESLVIDEERWINMIVYLNEKPSAKLLIIQPISKGKYRITDYVARYFVSKGWNCLIVKRDKRYSKIREPSRLNLQLYEWVLDNRLILDFLYDKKPFEFSKVAMFGISKGAIKTSLILGDDKRVSAGVMVLGGGNLSEFLPESQERGVKKARLAYIEENGSGVEAFKLALEKSLSIDPLDMAKYVDGRKTLHVLAYFDTAVPYSYGKELYQAMPGAELYTILAGHYTAILYLPFILNRSEAFYQKKLSLGQ; via the coding sequence ATGAAAGCGTTTAATCATGAGGCTTATAAAGACTATGATTATAAGATGACAATCATCAGTGAAGAAAAGTTTGGTAGTGTCTTTGAATATGAACTCAAGGCCAAAGAGAGCTTAGTCATTGATGAAGAACGTTGGATAAACATGATTGTATATCTTAATGAAAAGCCTTCTGCTAAGTTACTTATAATCCAGCCTATTTCCAAGGGGAAATATCGAATAACGGACTACGTAGCAAGATACTTTGTTTCTAAGGGATGGAATTGTTTGATTGTAAAAAGAGATAAGAGATATTCAAAAATACGTGAGCCAAGTCGGCTTAATCTTCAGTTATACGAGTGGGTTTTAGATAATAGATTAATACTTGATTTTTTATATGATAAAAAACCTTTTGAATTCTCGAAAGTTGCGATGTTTGGCATAAGTAAGGGGGCAATAAAAACAAGTTTAATCTTAGGGGATGATAAGAGGGTTTCTGCGGGTGTGATGGTGTTAGGGGGTGGTAATTTATCTGAGTTTCTTCCGGAGTCACAAGAGAGAGGTGTGAAGAAAGCTCGATTAGCGTACATAGAAGAAAATGGAAGCGGTGTCGAGGCATTTAAATTAGCATTAGAAAAATCTTTAAGTATTGACCCCTTAGATATGGCCAAGTATGTAGATGGTAGGAAAACCTTGCATGTTTTAGCTTATTTTGATACAGCCGTACCTTATAGTTATGGAAAAGAACTTTACCAAGCTATGCCGGGGGCAGAGCTATATACAATTTTGGCAGGGCATTATACTGCGATCTTGTACCTTCCTTTTATTCTTAATCGTAGTGAAGCCTTCTATCAGAAAAAACTAAGTCTTGGGCAATAG
- a CDS encoding nucleotide exchange factor GrpE — protein MSEDTKDLNEEQLIDSVEATEENIIENEVIDEQTEATEVDSEENAEVVEEVEEPKTAEEIIADLELSSLRQRADFDNFRKRSIRDQDDARQRGKISVLEDVLPVYDTFKMAMQATQMENVNLDMIVQGMNMIQNMFVKAMDDMGVVDIDARDKKFDPNMHEATSESFSEDVKEGDVLSQTRCGYKLGERLLRPAMVVVSKGAEPEEVDEIIESEEA, from the coding sequence ATGTCTGAAGATACAAAAGACCTTAACGAAGAGCAACTTATAGATTCAGTGGAAGCTACTGAGGAAAATATTATCGAGAATGAAGTTATAGATGAACAAACTGAAGCAACTGAAGTGGATTCAGAAGAAAATGCGGAAGTGGTAGAAGAAGTTGAAGAGCCTAAGACAGCTGAAGAGATTATCGCTGATTTAGAACTGTCTTCATTGAGACAAAGGGCTGATTTTGATAACTTCAGAAAGCGTAGCATTCGAGATCAAGATGATGCCCGCCAAAGAGGAAAGATAAGTGTATTAGAGGACGTGCTCCCTGTATACGATACTTTTAAAATGGCAATGCAGGCAACGCAAATGGAGAATGTTAATTTAGATATGATTGTTCAGGGTATGAACATGATTCAAAATATGTTTGTGAAAGCCATGGATGATATGGGTGTAGTGGATATAGATGCCCGAGATAAGAAATTTGATCCCAACATGCATGAAGCGACTTCCGAGTCGTTTTCTGAAGATGTTAAAGAGGGGGATGTGCTTTCTCAAACACGCTGTGGTTATAAACTAGGCGAAAGATTATTACGTCCTGCAATGGTTGTCGTAAGCAAGGGTGCTGAGCCTGAAGAAGTCGATGAGATTATCGAAAGTGAGGAAGCGTAA
- a CDS encoding NUDIX hydrolase produces MSYRYTCAVFILKQDKVLLIKHKKLQRWLPPGGCIESHETPDQAAIREVKEEVGIDIELLGDKLNEHPSINIIHPPIHIQVENNPHGLNNIDFIYYAKIINEDSLLKLNLTEADEYSWFDTVLLDQHVPEEELRINAFKALNYLKN; encoded by the coding sequence ATGTCTTACCGCTATACCTGTGCCGTCTTTATACTAAAACAGGATAAAGTGCTCTTAATCAAGCATAAAAAACTCCAGCGCTGGCTTCCTCCGGGTGGCTGTATTGAAAGCCATGAAACTCCGGATCAGGCTGCCATTAGAGAAGTTAAAGAAGAAGTAGGCATTGACATTGAATTGCTCGGGGACAAACTGAATGAACACCCCTCAATTAATATAATTCACCCGCCAATCCATATACAGGTCGAGAATAATCCCCATGGTTTAAATAATATCGACTTCATTTACTATGCTAAAATAATTAACGAAGACTCACTCCTTAAACTAAACTTGACTGAAGCCGACGAATACAGCTGGTTTGATACCGTCTTACTCGATCAACATGTCCCTGAAGAAGAGCTCCGAATAAATGCTTTCAAAGCTTTAAATTACTTAAAGAATTAA
- a CDS encoding TrmH family RNA methyltransferase, with translation MENLYQEHNASAILRNADAFGIQNIHVIENNNDFAANKEISMSAHKWLDIKAWNEESQNNTRNCLKSLKDQGYKICATSLRPDSITIDELPVDQPLALCFGTELTGLSEEAHELADYMVYIPMSGFIQSFNVSVASALSLSTLRNKLIEQEVPYQLNSEKTLDTKIDWTLKSIKRSECILEHYLPNS, from the coding sequence TTGGAAAATCTTTACCAAGAACATAATGCATCTGCTATCTTAAGAAATGCAGATGCTTTTGGCATACAAAACATACATGTTATCGAAAATAATAATGATTTCGCAGCCAACAAAGAAATCTCTATGTCGGCACATAAGTGGCTCGATATTAAAGCATGGAATGAAGAGAGTCAGAACAACACACGTAATTGCCTCAAATCCTTAAAAGATCAAGGCTATAAAATATGTGCAACCAGTCTACGCCCCGACTCTATAACTATCGATGAACTACCAGTAGACCAGCCCCTCGCCTTGTGTTTTGGAACTGAATTAACTGGACTGAGCGAAGAAGCACATGAACTTGCTGATTACATGGTGTACATACCCATGAGTGGCTTCATTCAAAGTTTTAATGTATCAGTTGCTTCCGCTTTATCTCTTTCAACATTGAGAAATAAACTCATTGAGCAAGAAGTGCCCTATCAATTGAATTCAGAAAAAACTTTAGACACCAAAATTGATTGGACCTTAAAATCAATAAAACGATCCGAGTGCATACTAGAGCATTACTTACCTAACTCATAA
- a CDS encoding radical SAM/SPASM domain-containing protein, whose protein sequence is MLYPRKKFRKIYIEISNVCNLKCSFCPQTDLQRQSDFMTVDFFHSLVKQVSPKVYLLCLHVMGEPLNHPQLNEMIDVCEKENQAVSIVSNGVQLSDVNIKALLNPTVHQVNFSLQSFGDNFPQASNKNYLKRVFHFVQLATELRPDMHINLRLWNAGHDQKTIAQNREILAEIASFLKLDLDELAKLSLKGHRITGNIFLNLAERFEWPEVDGPIVAERGFCPALKHQFAILVDGTVIPCCFDREGVIKLGSCKEMSLDEVLSGPRSQAMREGFMQNKLVEDLCKRCTYRLRFNS, encoded by the coding sequence ATGCTATATCCTAGAAAAAAGTTTCGAAAAATATACATAGAAATTAGTAACGTTTGTAATTTGAAGTGCAGTTTTTGCCCACAAACTGATTTGCAGAGACAGTCTGACTTTATGACGGTAGATTTTTTTCATTCATTGGTGAAACAGGTATCGCCCAAGGTCTATTTACTTTGCTTACATGTTATGGGGGAGCCTCTCAATCATCCTCAATTAAATGAAATGATAGATGTCTGTGAAAAAGAAAATCAGGCAGTCTCGATTGTAAGTAATGGTGTTCAATTAAGTGATGTAAATATTAAAGCCTTGCTAAATCCGACCGTGCATCAAGTTAATTTTTCACTGCAAAGCTTTGGCGATAATTTTCCTCAAGCGAGTAATAAAAATTATTTAAAGAGAGTTTTTCATTTTGTGCAACTGGCAACTGAGTTACGTCCTGATATGCATATTAATTTACGCTTGTGGAATGCCGGGCATGATCAAAAGACAATAGCTCAAAACCGAGAAATCCTTGCTGAGATCGCAAGTTTTTTAAAATTAGATTTGGATGAATTAGCAAAGTTGAGCCTCAAAGGGCATCGTATAACGGGGAATATTTTTCTTAATTTAGCCGAGCGTTTCGAGTGGCCTGAAGTAGATGGACCCATCGTTGCTGAAAGAGGCTTTTGCCCAGCTTTGAAACATCAGTTTGCTATATTAGTTGATGGCACAGTTATACCCTGCTGTTTTGATCGCGAAGGAGTTATTAAACTGGGATCCTGTAAAGAAATGAGTTTGGATGAAGTGTTAAGTGGTCCGCGATCCCAAGCAATGCGTGAAGGATTTATGCAGAATAAGCTTGTCGAGGATTTGTGCAAAAGGTGTACTTATCGTTTGCGTTTTAATTCTTAG
- a CDS encoding CTP synthase translates to MKQTKHLFVTGGVVSSLGKGITAASIALLLKRRGYSVKMQKLDPYLNVDPGTMSPYQHGEVYVTEDGAETDLDLGHYERYSGTPCCEHSNYTAGKIYQTVLERERRGEYLGRTVQVIPHITNEITRAISAMDTEDVDIVITEIGGTVGDIESLPFMEAIRQYRHKIGVKNGLFIHLTLVPYIAAAGELKTKPSQQSVSKLREIGIMPDFLVCRSERPLDPDHIDKLSLFCNVERDKVIQEVDVAHTIYEVPLELIDQDVDVKILQSLDLKVNDLKIDDWRKMVETYISPENGILELAVVGKYVSLADAYKSINEALIHAGIAHSTKVKLRHIEAEKINQDNVAELLAGVSGLMVPGGFGHRGVQGKIDSINYARTNNLPFFGICLGMQLSVVETARHVAGLTGANSSEFDESSPAPVIDLMLEQQSVTEMGGTMRLGSYPCVLKEGTKAHAAYNTSRIDERHRHRYEFNNKFKEELEAAGLIVSGTSPDGSLVEIVERSDHPWFVACQFHPEFKSTPLDAHPLFSGFVKASLDYRK, encoded by the coding sequence ATGAAACAAACAAAACATCTTTTTGTCACTGGTGGAGTTGTCTCATCCTTAGGAAAAGGGATTACAGCTGCATCTATTGCTCTGTTGCTAAAGCGTCGCGGTTACTCGGTCAAAATGCAAAAGCTCGACCCTTATTTAAACGTTGATCCAGGGACAATGTCTCCCTATCAGCATGGTGAAGTCTATGTTACCGAAGATGGTGCAGAAACGGATTTGGATTTAGGCCATTATGAAAGATACTCTGGGACGCCTTGCTGTGAGCATTCAAATTACACTGCAGGTAAAATATATCAGACGGTTCTAGAGCGTGAAAGACGTGGAGAATATCTGGGTCGTACAGTTCAAGTTATTCCACATATCACAAATGAAATCACACGTGCTATCTCCGCAATGGATACAGAGGATGTTGATATTGTGATTACCGAAATCGGTGGAACGGTTGGAGATATTGAATCCCTCCCATTTATGGAAGCGATTCGTCAGTATAGGCATAAAATTGGTGTTAAGAATGGTTTATTCATTCACTTAACTTTAGTTCCTTATATCGCGGCAGCCGGAGAGCTTAAAACAAAGCCTTCGCAGCAGTCTGTAAGTAAATTAAGAGAAATTGGAATTATGCCTGATTTCTTAGTTTGTCGCTCAGAGCGCCCTTTAGATCCTGACCACATTGATAAGCTTTCTTTATTTTGTAACGTTGAAAGAGATAAAGTTATTCAAGAAGTAGATGTGGCACATACAATCTATGAAGTGCCATTAGAGCTCATTGATCAAGATGTAGATGTTAAAATCCTTCAATCGCTTGATTTAAAAGTTAATGATTTAAAGATCGACGACTGGCGCAAAATGGTTGAAACCTATATTTCACCAGAGAATGGAATACTTGAATTGGCAGTGGTAGGCAAATATGTCTCTCTTGCAGATGCTTACAAGAGTATAAATGAAGCGCTTATTCATGCGGGTATTGCTCATTCTACAAAAGTTAAACTTCGTCATATAGAAGCCGAAAAAATCAATCAAGATAATGTAGCAGAATTACTTGCGGGTGTATCTGGCCTAATGGTACCAGGTGGTTTTGGCCATCGCGGCGTCCAAGGTAAAATAGATTCTATTAATTACGCTCGTACAAATAATTTACCATTTTTTGGAATTTGTTTAGGAATGCAGTTATCAGTTGTTGAAACTGCACGCCATGTAGCAGGTTTAACAGGAGCCAACTCCAGTGAATTTGATGAAAGTTCTCCAGCTCCAGTAATTGACCTTATGCTTGAACAACAATCTGTCACAGAGATGGGTGGTACTATGAGACTTGGTTCATATCCTTGCGTATTAAAAGAAGGTACAAAGGCACATGCAGCTTATAATACGAGTCGTATAGATGAGCGTCATAGGCATCGTTATGAATTCAATAATAAATTTAAAGAAGAGCTAGAAGCGGCAGGTCTAATTGTTTCAGGGACTTCACCTGATGGCAGTTTAGTCGAAATTGTGGAGCGTAGTGATCACCCATGGTTTGTGGCTTGTCAGTTCCACCCTGAGTTTAAATCTACACCATTAGATGCTCATCCTTTATTTAGTGGTTTTGTTAAAGCTTCTCTAGATTATAGAAAGTAA